CGTGGCCACGGCCATCATCGAATCCGGCCTGGATTTTCCCAACGTGAACACGCTGATCGTGGATCAGGCCCAGATGTTCGGCCTGGGACAGCTCTACCAGCTGCGGGGCCGGGTCGGGCGCAGCGAGCGGCAGGCATACGCCTATTTCGTGGTCTCCTCCCTGGAATCGCTGCCCGAGACCTCCCGCAGGCGGTTGCGCATCATCCTGGATATGGATTATCTGGGTGCGGGTTTCAAAGTGGCCATGGAAGACTTGCGCTTGCGCGGAGCCGGGAATATCCTCGGCGAGGTCCAATCCGGGAACATCGCCAAGGTCGGCCTGGACCTTTTTCTCGAAATGCTTGAGGAAGAGGTTCGCAAGGTGCGCGGCGAGGCCTTGCCCGCCCGGACCGAGCCGGAACTCAGCTTCGTCTTCCGGGCGCACATCCCCGGCGAATACGTCCCGGACTCCAAGGAGCGGCTCGGTTATTACCGGGCCTTGTCCTCGGCCAGCGGGGAGATGGCCCGGAAGGAAATCGAGGCCGAATTGCGCGACCGTTTCGGGCCGTTGCCGCCGGAGCTGGTCAACTTCCTGGCCGTGCTGTCGTTGAAGGAAGTGCTGGCGCGGCTCCAGGTGGAACGAGCCGAGCTGTATGCGGGCCGGGCCGTGCTCACATGGGGAGGAACCGTCAGCGCGGTTTCCCCGGAACGGCTCATCGACTGGGTCGCGGACCGGACCGGAACTGCGCGGCTGCTCCCGCCGGGGAGGCTGGAACTGCGCTGGCCCGATACGCTCGATACGGCGCGCGGGCTTGAATATCTTGGCAATGAACTGGAATCCCTGGCGGCGGAGTCGCCGGGGGCGGAAGCATAACGGACGGAAGCTGAATGAGAATCTCCTGCCTGCTCTTGTGGACCTGTCTTGCCGCCCTGGCTCTTGCCGCCTGCTCCACGGAGGCCGACGACATGGGCATTGTCGCCCGTGTGAACGGAAAGCCCATCTATCTTTCGCAACTGGAGTTTCAGCACGACCTGCTGCACATGGACGGAACCGGGGCCTTCGTGCCGACGGTGGAAGTCCTGCGCGGCGAATACGGCCAGATCCTCGGCGACCTCATCGTCATGGAGATGGTTTCGCAGGAGCTGGACGCGCGCGGCCTCGGCGTGACGGACGAAGAAGTGGCCGAGGAGGAGCGCAAGGTCAGGGCGGACTATCCGGACGACTCGTTTGACCAGGTGCTCGTCGAAGAGTACATCGACCTGGCCTCCTGGCGCGAGCGCCTTCGCTACAACAAGGCTCTGGAAAAATTCCAGCGGCTCGTGCTGCGTCCTCAGATCAAGATCGACTACCGCGAGGCGGAAGACTACTACAAGCAGCACATCAAGGATTTCCGGATTCCTGAAACGCTGCGGATCCTCGTGGTCCGCTCGTCGGACAAGGCTCCCCTGGCCGAGGCGCTCAAGGTCTACCGCGACACGAGGGATCCCGAAGCCATGCGGGCCGACGAGAAGGTGGCCGTGCACGAGATCACGGTCCGGCAGGGACAGCTTTCCTCTTCCTGGCTGGAGGCGCTCCAGGAGCTGCCTCCCGGAGAATCCAGCCCGATCATGGAAGAAAAGTTCGGCTATGAGGCCTTGGTCCTGCTGGAGCGTCTGCCGGCGAAGCAGCTCGACCCCACCCAGGCGTATCCGCTGGTGGAGCAGGCCTTGCTGGAGCACAAGATGCGGGACGCCTTCGAAACCTGGCTCTCGAACGCATGGAACTCCGCAGACGTGCAGGTGAGCGAGCATTTGTTGCCGCGCCCTGAGGGAGAAGCCGCCGCGGAAGCGGGCGATCCCGCCGCCCAGGAAGACCAGGCGAACCTTGAGAGCCGGATGGGCCAGGAAGATGCCGGGAAGAATGCCCTTCAGGAAGGCATGGCTCCTCTCGGCCCGGACGACACCCCCCTGGAACAGGAGGGCGACAACTCCGAAAACGCGGTCCCTGCGGAGGGCCAAGCCCAATAGATAGGGAACTCCGCCGGGGAGTTCCGCTTGACCAACGCCGCCGAGCGCGGCAAGCCCCGCCCAGCCAAGGGAGGCGAAAAAGCGATGAAGAATATCCGGCCGCTGCTGGCCCTGCTCCTGTTGCTGATGCCCCTGGCCGCCCATGCCGCGGAAGTCCAATCCATCAAGGCCGTGGTCAACGGCGAGGTCATCACGAGCTATGATTACGATCAGCGCTGGGCCTCGATTTATCAACGGCTCAAGAGCCAGTACGGCGAGCAGCTCAAACACCCCGAAATGCAGGAGCAGGTGGCCGCGCTGAAAGAGAAGCTCCTCGGACAGATGGTGGACGAGGTCATCGTCAGCCAGGAGGCCCAGCGCATGGGCATCAATATCAGCGACAAGGAAGTGGACGCGTTCCTGGAAAACATCAAGCGCCAGCAGAACATGGACGCCGAGAAATTCCAGCAGTTTCTGGCCAAGAACAACATGACCGAGGATGAGCTGCGCGAGACGATCAAGGAAGACCTGACCAAGCGCCGCATGGTGCAGAGCAACGTTTCCAACCGCATCGTGATCACCGACAAGGAGATCATGGACGAGTTCAAGAAACGCAATGGCGCCAAGGCCGGGGATACGCTTCGCCAGATCGTCCTCAGCGTGATCATGGCTCCGGACAAGGAATCCATGGACAAGATCGTGGACGCGATCCACGATGGGATGTCCTTCGCCGAGGCTGCGGACACCTATTCGGTGGGACCGGCCGTCGGCGCCGGAGGCGACCTCGGCAGATTCTCCTTCAACGACCTGGCCGAAGCCTGGCGCAACGCCCTGGACGGCGTGGAAAAGGGGGAAATGAGCGACCCCTTCCAGGCGGACGGAAAGTATGTGCTGCTCAAGATCACCGACGAGGGCGAAGGCGAAGCCGTGGCGGACATGGACCAGGCCACGCATGACGCCATTTACGAGGAATTGCGCAAGCAGAAGTTCGACGAGCTGTTCGAAGACTTTATGGGATTGTTACGCGAGCGGGCCGTCATTGAGTACAAGTGAACCCGTTTCAGACTGGAGAAAGGGAGCACGCATGGATCTGATTCAGCTCGGAGCGCAGATGCGTCAGGAGCGGGAAGCTCGGAAGCTTTCCCTCGCCGACGTTACGGAAGCTACGAAGATCAGCCGCCGGATTCTGGTGGCATTTGAGAACGGGGAAATGGAACATTTCCCTCACCCTGTATACGCCAAGGGCTTTGTCAGGAATTACGCCAAGCTGCTCGGACTCGACCCCCTGGAGTGCGTCCGCGTCCTGGAGCGCGAATATTGCCCGGACGAATTGCCCGAGGACAAGCGCGACAACGTGGGCATCAGCCTCAAGGATCTCAAGGATCCTTCGGGAAAGGCTCTTTCCACCGGGACGAGGCCCTGGGGAGCCATGATCATCGTGCTCCTGCTTGTGGGCGTGCTGGCCGGGCTGATCTGGTACATGGCCCAATCCGGGCATGAGCAGAAAGCCCGCATGGAGGAAGCGGTCGCTCCGACCGAGGCGGCTGAACCCGCCGAAGCGCCTGCCGTCGTGGAGCAGGCTCCGGAGGAAGCCGTTGCCGAAGTCCCCGCAGGCAATGTGGAGGCTTCCGCCGGAGTCGTGGACACGCCCGCGGAAAGCGCCGGGGCCGAGGACGCGGCCGCCCAGGTGCAGCCCGCGACCAAGGAGCACGTGCTCGTGGTCACGGTTACCGACAAGGATGGTTGTTGGATGGGCGTTTTCCGCAAGGAGCAGGAGTCCGGGGACACCCCTTGGCTCGACGAGTTCACGGTTCGACCCGGGCAGAGCCTGCGCTACGAATTTACGGGCTCGCGCACATTCCGTTTCGGCCGCCTGGAGACCGTCAGCCTTGAGCTGGACGGCAAGCCCCGGCCCGCCAGCGGTTCGGGCGTGGTGGACGTGGTCCTGCCCTGACCCCGTTCCCTTGAGGGCTTCCGTTTCGGTTGCCCTCTTGCGGCCGAGGCCGGGGCGGCGGAGGTGCTGCATTGTTGGATTTTACCGAAAAGGCCCTGGTGCTCCGGGTGGGCCGGTTTCGGGAGACGGACGCCTGGGTGCGCATGCTCACCCCCACCCGAGGGGTGTTGACTGCGTTCGCTTTCGGAGGCATGAAAAGCCGCCGTCGTTTTCCTGGCTGTCTTGATCCGCTGAACCTCGTGCTTTTCAAATTCGGTTCGGATCGCCGTGGGCGGTACCTGAACCTTGACGAGGGGACGCTGCTGCACGGCCACCCCGTTCTGCGCCGCAATCAACGCAACCTGGGCGTGGCCGTGAACTGTCTCAAGTTCGTGGAAGCGGTTCAGGTGGCTTCGGAAGGGGCGGAGGAGAGCTACGAACTTCTGCTCTCCCTGCTCTCCCTGCTTGAGCGGGAAGTGCCCCAGCCTGAAAGCCTGCCGCTTCTGTTCCGAGCCCGGTTGGGATTTTCCCAAGGGTATCGGCCTGATTTCCTCTCCTGCGGAGAGTGCGGGAGCCTTGTGGGAGACTTTGACAGTCCTCGATTTTTCGTGGAAAAAGGGCAGGTTCTGTGCCCGTCGTGTCTTGTCGATAACGGCGCGGAATCGGGGCTGCCCATGTCGTCCGGATCGCTGCGCGCCCTGGACTGGATAATGACCCACCCGCCTGGCGAGTGGCCGCGCCTGACCGTTCCGCCCACGGTCCGGCAGGAATTTTCCCTGGCCGTGGAACGCTTCATGGCCTACCACCTCGGCCTGGAGTGGGAGGGCGGTTTTTTTCGGAACGTCTAGTGTGGAGAAGTCGATGAACTTTCAAGACGTGATCTTGACCTTGCAGAAATACTGGTCCGAGTACGGCTGCGTGCTCGTGCAGCCCATGGACGTGGAATGCGGGGCGGGCACCTTCAACCCCTCGACGTTTTTCCGCGTCATCGGGCCGGAACCCTGGAACACGGCCTATGTCGAGCCTTCGCGGCGGCCCACGGACGGCCGCTACGGCGAGAACCCCAACCGCCTGCAACACTATTACCAGTTCCAGGTCATCCTCAAGCCGTCGCCGGACGACGTGCAGGATCTTTACCTGAAGAGCCTCAAGGCCCTCGGCATCGACCCCGCCGCCCACGACATCCGTTTCGTGGAGGACGACTGGGAATCGCCGACCCTGGGCGCCTGGGGTCTGGGCTGGGAAGTCTG
This portion of the Paucidesulfovibrio longus DSM 6739 genome encodes:
- a CDS encoding peptidylprolyl isomerase, translating into MRISCLLLWTCLAALALAACSTEADDMGIVARVNGKPIYLSQLEFQHDLLHMDGTGAFVPTVEVLRGEYGQILGDLIVMEMVSQELDARGLGVTDEEVAEEERKVRADYPDDSFDQVLVEEYIDLASWRERLRYNKALEKFQRLVLRPQIKIDYREAEDYYKQHIKDFRIPETLRILVVRSSDKAPLAEALKVYRDTRDPEAMRADEKVAVHEITVRQGQLSSSWLEALQELPPGESSPIMEEKFGYEALVLLERLPAKQLDPTQAYPLVEQALLEHKMRDAFETWLSNAWNSADVQVSEHLLPRPEGEAAAEAGDPAAQEDQANLESRMGQEDAGKNALQEGMAPLGPDDTPLEQEGDNSENAVPAEGQAQ
- a CDS encoding SurA N-terminal domain-containing protein, which encodes MTNAAERGKPRPAKGGEKAMKNIRPLLALLLLLMPLAAHAAEVQSIKAVVNGEVITSYDYDQRWASIYQRLKSQYGEQLKHPEMQEQVAALKEKLLGQMVDEVIVSQEAQRMGINISDKEVDAFLENIKRQQNMDAEKFQQFLAKNNMTEDELRETIKEDLTKRRMVQSNVSNRIVITDKEIMDEFKKRNGAKAGDTLRQIVLSVIMAPDKESMDKIVDAIHDGMSFAEAADTYSVGPAVGAGGDLGRFSFNDLAEAWRNALDGVEKGEMSDPFQADGKYVLLKITDEGEGEAVADMDQATHDAIYEELRKQKFDELFEDFMGLLRERAVIEYK
- a CDS encoding helix-turn-helix domain-containing protein, with the protein product MDLIQLGAQMRQEREARKLSLADVTEATKISRRILVAFENGEMEHFPHPVYAKGFVRNYAKLLGLDPLECVRVLEREYCPDELPEDKRDNVGISLKDLKDPSGKALSTGTRPWGAMIIVLLLVGVLAGLIWYMAQSGHEQKARMEEAVAPTEAAEPAEAPAVVEQAPEEAVAEVPAGNVEASAGVVDTPAESAGAEDAAAQVQPATKEHVLVVTVTDKDGCWMGVFRKEQESGDTPWLDEFTVRPGQSLRYEFTGSRTFRFGRLETVSLELDGKPRPASGSGVVDVVLP
- the recO gene encoding DNA repair protein RecO; translated protein: MDFTEKALVLRVGRFRETDAWVRMLTPTRGVLTAFAFGGMKSRRRFPGCLDPLNLVLFKFGSDRRGRYLNLDEGTLLHGHPVLRRNQRNLGVAVNCLKFVEAVQVASEGAEESYELLLSLLSLLEREVPQPESLPLLFRARLGFSQGYRPDFLSCGECGSLVGDFDSPRFFVEKGQVLCPSCLVDNGAESGLPMSSGSLRALDWIMTHPPGEWPRLTVPPTVRQEFSLAVERFMAYHLGLEWEGGFFRNV